In the Wyeomyia smithii strain HCP4-BCI-WySm-NY-G18 chromosome 2, ASM2978416v1, whole genome shotgun sequence genome, one interval contains:
- the LOC129724097 gene encoding leucine-rich repeats and immunoglobulin-like domains protein 1 has product MKYSLTASFAILSVLGSVSALEIRCRQGYEKSYEMCKLQKLEFSSSQAKSLNFPVFAGYEMVECSVDYLSPEIMDRMPWISKLSIIRGTIPKIYLKPDLLTLTAKQSQTVEIVISSNNSLTRLEISSNHLNAIPTNISQLKSLSLLNLNSNEIQYLNFSDFNGMDNLTEINLSSNKLYAVTCDREVMLEKLATLDLSNNFLVELDFHHWQLPVLHTLSVKSNSLKVIINFDETTFPKLKLFQYSENAWDCRWSNAFASTMDSITKHTMHQTSSRYGEYRKESLPLVCAKHTQLSASRYRQLNLTAIDDAQFKFDNPEELEEQLLIIVEDSINHSADIGLLKETVTAQQTQIDDLLKQSLEQQTLLSKLNDKVQSLEEQLKTLKLPTISSSLPENLAEKIILEVSYVIRKTIRNDL; this is encoded by the exons ATGAAATATTCGCTCACAGCCAGTTTTGCTATTTT ATCAGTGCTTGGGAGTGTTTCAGCTCTGGAAATACGCTGCCGGCAAGGGTACGAGAAGAGTTATGAAATGTGCAAATTGCAAAAATTAGAATTCTCATCCTCTCAAGCTAAATCGCTCAATTTCCCTGTGTTTGCTGGATATGAAATGGTTGAGTGTTCAGTAGATTATCTGTCACCAGAAATAATGGATCGCATGCCATGGATAAGTAAGCTTTCTATAATTCGCGGTACCATCCCGAAGATTTACCTGAAACCAGATTTACTAACCTTAACTGCAAAACAAAGCCAAACAGTCGAAATAGTGATAAGTAGCAATAATAGTTTGACTCGATTGGAAATCAGTTCGAATCATTTAAATGCTATTCCAACCAACATTAGCCAGTTGAAGTCACTTTCATTATTAAACCTAAACAGTAATGAAATCCAGTACTTGAATTTCAGTGATTTCAACGGCATGGATAATCTTACAGAGATAAATCTCTCCTCTAATAAATTATACGCTGTAACATGTGACCGCGAAGTTATGCTCGAAAAATTAGCAACGTTGGATCTGTCGAATAACTTTCTAGTAGAGTTAGATTTTCACCACTGGCAGCTACCTGTCCTGCATACCTTGTCCGTCAAATCAAATAGTTTAAAGGTTATCATCAACTTCGACGAAACTACGTTTCCGAAATTAAAACTCTTTCAATATTCCGAAAACGCATGGGATTGCCGCTGGAGTAATGCGTTCGCATCAACGATGGACAGTATCACTAAACATACCATGCACCAGACTAGCTCACGATACGGAGAATATCGCAAGGAAAGCTTACCTCTCGTGTGCGCTAAACACACTCAACTGAGTGCCAGTCGCTATCGCCAGCTGAATTTGACCGCCATCGATGACGCACAGTTTAAATTTGATAACCCGGAGGAGCTGGAAGAACAGCTTCTTATCATTGTAGAGGACAGCATTAACCATTCTGCAGATATTGGTCTTCTGAAAGAAACAGTCACTGCCCAGCAAACCCAAATTGATGATCTGTTGAAGCAATCCCTCGAACAGCAAACCTTGCTAAGTAAATTGAACGATAAAGTTCAATCTTTGGAAGAGCAGCTGAAGACTTTGAAACTTCCGACAATTTCCAGCAGCTTGCCAGAAAATTTGGCGGAGAAGATAATCCTGGAGGTTTCCTACGTAATAAGGAAAACTATTCGAAACGATCTTTGA